A genomic region of Eucalyptus grandis isolate ANBG69807.140 chromosome 5, ASM1654582v1, whole genome shotgun sequence contains the following coding sequences:
- the LOC104443959 gene encoding LOW QUALITY PROTEIN: ABC transporter C family member 10 (The sequence of the model RefSeq protein was modified relative to this genomic sequence to represent the inferred CDS: inserted 2 bases in 2 codons) — MENSEDRENGAVYEPLLDKEQNDNVTPFAKAGFFSKMSFWWLNSLMKLGKEKILQNEDIPRLRLEERAETCYSKFMEQLHKEKKTTYDTYSILSAIFYGEWRGILMTGFFALTKVLALSTGPLFLRAFIAVADGEXGFQYEGYVLAGGLFLAKCLESLSERQWFFRARLIGLRIRSFLSAAICQKQLRLSSAAKMTHSPGQIVNYVTSDAYRIGELXYWFHQIWSTSLQLCLALAIVYYAVGLATLAALTVLILIVIVTSPLAKLQLKYQRKLMEAQDKRLKAIAEALANMKVLKLYAWEKHFKKVVEELRKDESEWIAAVLWQKGCYIVVFWSLPVLVPAITFWACYFLGIPLTASNVFMFLASLRIVQEPIRLIPDVVGSFIQAKVSLSRIAKFLDAPELENKPTKQQGDNEVLEMAVFLDSREISWDSCTSKATLRNIKLSVRKGEKVAICGEVGSGKSTLLAAILGEVPYINGMVHVHGRMAYVSQTAWIQTGTIQENILFGSTLDPVKYREVIRKCSLAKDIEMFPFGDQTQIGERGVNLSGGQKQRIQLARALYQDAAVYLLDDPFSAVDAHTAMSLFNEYVMEALSGKTVLLVTHQVDFLPAFHSILLMSSGQIVSAGSYDQLMASCQEFQELVNAHNTTAGSGNQIRMVSSRTPGYSKEEIRKIYVKEQLEASPGSQLIKQEEREIGDSGFKPCLQYLKHNKGFLLFTLATISHIVFIAGQLAQNYWLASEINTMSVSTVELNSVYTGIGVVLALFMLFRSYFIVYLGCGASNAIFSVLLKSLIRAPMSFYDSTPLGRILSRVSSDLSFIDVDVAFKLTITLGSTMNTYSSFLILAFLTWPVLFVIIPMIYLTLIIQKYYYASSNELMRLDGTTKSTLASHLTESMAGVMTIRAFGQEDRFFSGSLCLIDANASPYFHSFSANEWLVQRLEVLCAIVLTSSALAITFLDFGSSSSGFVGMALSYGLSLNVFLVNSVQFQCSLSNLIISVERLEQYMHIQSEAPEVIEDSRPAPDWPSSGNVEIYDLKVRYRPDSPLVLHGISCEIKGGHKIGIVGRTGSGKTTLISALFRLVEPTDGKIIVDGLDIATIGLHDLRSHFGVIPQDPTLFGGTVRYNLDPLSEHTDEEIWEVLGKCQLREAIQAKEKGLESPVMQDGSNWSMGQRQLFCLGRALLRRSRILVLDEATASIDNATDSILQRTIRKEFADCTVITVAHRIPTVMDCTMVLAISDGRLVEYDEPMKLVGKEDSLFGQLYKEYWSRTSNASNYSENF; from the exons ATGGAGAACAGCGAGGACCGCGAAAATGGCGCTGTGTATGAACCTTTGCTGGACAAAGAACAGAATGATAACGTCACTCCTTTTGCCAAGGCGGGATTCTTCAGCAAGATGTCATTTTGGTGGTTGAATTCACTAATGAAATTGGGCAAAGAGAAGATCCTTCAAAATGAGGATATTCCACGTCTGAGGTTGGAAGAACGAGCAGAAACATGTTACTCAAAGTTCATGGAGCAACTgcataaagaaaagaagacgacATATGACACCTACTCTATCTTGTCTGCTATATTTTATGGCGAATGGAGAGGTATTTTGATGACCGGGTTCTTTGCTTTGACCAAGGTCTTGGCTCTCTCCACCGGGCCTTTGTTCCTTAGAGCCTTCATTGCTGTTGCCGATGGTG GAGGCTTTCAGTATGAGGGTTATGTGCTAGCTGGAGGATTGTTCTTAGCCAAATGCTTGGAATCTCTATCGGAAAGGCAGTGGTTTTTTAGAGCAAGACTGATTGGACTCCGAATAAG ATCTTTTCTATCTGCAGCGATTTGTCAGAAGCAACTGCGGCTCTCCAGTGCGGCGAAAATGACTCACTCTCCGGGCCAGATAGTAAATTATGTCACTTCCGATGCTTATAGGATCGGTGAGT TTTACTGGTTTCACCAAATATGGTCAACTAGCCTTCAGCTGTGCCTCGCATTAGCCATTGTTTACTATGCTGTGGGCCTTGCAACTTTGGCGGCTCTGACGGTACTCATATTGATTGTCATCGTGACTTCTCCGTTGGCCAAACTGCAACTCAAGTATCAAAGAAAACTCATGGAGGCTCAAGATAAAAGGCTGAAGGCAATCGCGGAGGCGCTTGCGAATATGAAGGTGTTGAAGTTGTATGCTTGGGAGAAGCACTTCAAAAAAGTCGTTGAGGAGCTGAGGAAAGACGAATCGGAGTGGATAGCAGCCGTTTTGTGGCAAAAGGGTTGCTATATCGTCGTGTTTTGGTCTTTACCGGTTTTAGTTCCCGCCATCACTTTCTGGGCATGCTACTTCCTGGGCATTCCTTTGACCGCAAGCAATGTCTTCATGTTCTTGGCGAGTTTAAGAATCGTTCAGGAACCAATCAGATTGATCCCCGATGTGGTGGGGTCCTTCATCCAGGCTAAGGTTTCATTGTCTCGGATTGCCAAATTTCTGGATGCACCCGAATTGGAAAATAAGCCAACAAAGCAACAGGGGGATAATGAGGTGCTGGAAATGGCTGTTTTCTTGGATTCACGTGAAATTTCTTGGGACAGTTGTACCTCCAAGGCGACATTGAGGAACATAAAATTATCGGtcagaaaaggagagaaagtaGCTATATGTGGGGAAGTTGGGTCGGGGAAATCTACCCTTTTAGCTGCAATTCTTGGAGAGGTTCCATATATCAATGGCATG GTGCACGTTCATGGTAGGATGGCGTATGTGTCTCAGACAGCATGGATCCAGACTGGGACTATACAAGAAAACATCCTATTTGGATCCACCCTGGACCCTGTCAAATATAGAGAAGTAATTCGGAAGTGTTCGCTAGCTAAGGACATTGAGATGTTTCCCTTTGGCGATCAAACTCAGATAGGAGAGAGAGGCGTCAATTTGAGTGGCGGACAGAAGCAAAGGATACAACTTGCACGCGCTCTATATCAGGATGCGGCTGTGTATCTGTTGGATGATCCCTTCAGTGCCGTGGATGCTCATACAGCGATGAGcttatttaat GAATATGTCATGGAAGCTTTATCGGGGAAGACTGTTTTGCTTGTTACGCATCAAGTTGACTTTCTTCCAGCTTTTCACTCTATCTTG TTAATGTCATCTGGGCAAATTGTAAGTGCCGGCTCATACGATCAGCTGATGGCTTCATGCCAAGAATTTCAGGAGCTTGTGAACGCACATAACACGACTGCTGGTTCTGGAAATCAAATCAGAATGGTTTCGTCCAGAACGCCTGGATATTCGAAGGAGGAGATCCGGAAAATATATGTAAAGGAACAGCTGGAGGCCTCTCCAGGAAGTCAATTGATTAAGCAGGAGGAAAGAGAGATAGGAGACAGTGGTTTCAAACCCTGCTTGCAGTATCTGAAACACAACAAGggctttttgctttttaccTTGGCAACTATATCCCACATAGTCTTTATAGCTGGGCAGCTCGCGCAAAATTACTGGTTGGCTTCTGAAATCAACACTATGAGTGTGAGCACCGTCGAGTTGAACTCCGTTTACACTGGGATTGGTGTTGTCCTCGCTCTCTTTATGCTTTTCAGATCGTATTTCATAGTCTATTTAGGTTGCGGCGCATCGAACGCCATATTCTCTGTGTTGTTGAAGTCCCTTATTCGAGCGCCAATGTCCTTTTATGACTCAACTCCTTTGGGAAGAATACTCAGCCGG GTTTCTTCAGATTTAAGCTTCATCGACGTTGATGTGGCCTTCAAGTTAACCATTACCCTTGGGTCCACGATGAATACCTACTCGAGCTTTCTGATACTTGCTTTTCTTACGTGGCCGGTTTTGTTTGTCATCATTCCCATGATTTATTTGACGCTGATCATACAG AAATACTACTACGCTTCTTCTAATGAGTTGATGCGACTCGATGGCACAACCAAGTCTACACTCGCAAGCCACCTCACTGAGTCCATGGCCGGAGTGATGACAATCAGAGCATTTGGCCAAGAAGACCGATTCTTTTCAGGAAGTCTTTGCCTTATTGATGCGAATGCAAGTCCGTATTTTCACAGTTTTTCAGCCAATGAGTGGCTGGTCCAACGTCTGGAAGTCCTGTGCGCTATTGTCCTAACGTCCTCGGCCCTCGCAATTACTTTTCTTGATTTCGGGTCCTCTTCCTCTG GATTTGTTGGAATGGCGCTGTCGTACGGTCTATCTTTAAATGTCTTCCTGGTCAATTCGGTCCAATTCCAGTGCTCCCTATCAAATTTGATCATCTCTGTCGAAAGGCTAGAGCAGTACATGCACATTCAAAGCGAAGCTCCAGAAGTGATCGAAGATAGCCGACCAGCGCCAGACTGGCCTTCTTCCGGCAATGTTGAGATTTATGATCTGAAG GTAAGGTATCGGCCTGACTCTCCCCTCGTTCTTCATGGGATAAGCTGTGAAATAAAAGGAGGGCACAAGATTGGGATCGTTGGCCGGACCGGTAGCGGAAAGACAACTCTCATCAGTGCTTTGTTCCGTCTTGTGGAACCTACCGACGGGAAAATAATTGTCGATGGCCTAGACATAGCCACTATTGGACTTCATGACCTGAGATCACATTTTGGGGTCATCCCGCAAGATCCGACACTTTTTGGTGGGACAGTTCGATACAACCTGGACCCCTTGTCTGAGCACACTGACGAGGAAATATGGGAG GTTCTTGGAAAATGTCAGCTCCGGGAGGCTATACAAGCAAAAGAGAAGGGCCTGGAATCTCCAG TTATGCAGGACGGATCTAACTGGAGCATGGGGCAACGACAATTGTTTTGCCTAGGACGAGCGTTGCTGAGGCGAAGTCGGATCCTAGTCCTGGACGAAGCCACTGCGTCTATTGACAATGCAACCGATTCGATCCTCCAGAGAACCATACGAAAGGAATTTGCAGACTGCACTGTCATAACAGTGGCCCACCGGATACCGACTGTCATGGACTGCACGATGGTGCTGGCAATAAGCGACG GGAGGTTGGTAGAGTATGATGAGCCTATGAAATTGGTAGGCAAGGAAGATTCATTGTTCGGGCAGCTTTACAAGGAGTACTGGTCTCGAACATCGAATGCAAGCAATTACTCCGAGAACTTTTGA